One window of Branchiostoma lanceolatum isolate klBraLanc5 chromosome 6, klBraLanc5.hap2, whole genome shotgun sequence genomic DNA carries:
- the LOC136436131 gene encoding zinc finger protein 431-like, with protein sequence MAERSSEIAMDDQRTVHHGNETNSTEKLDTEGLQVKEEGIPFEEKCGVESDHPPVQGGTEQTDRLSRKRTMDERFVCIECRFRATSAANLLKHSRVHTGEKPYKCDQCDYSAAQKGNLDRHVRSHTGNSTVDERFVCTECDYRAPFKAYLLDHKRKHTGEKPYKCDQCDYSAAWKGSLDRHMAKHTGEKPYICRVCGYRTADKSNLLKHMRGHAGVKPYKCDHCEYSTASNRDLDRHVAKHTGEKPYMCGECGYRTADRSHLSKHMRRHTGLKPYKCDQCEYSAAVKGDLDRHMAKHTGDKPYMCGECGYKTANGSHLSRHMGTHTGVKPYKCEQCEYSAARKNDLDEHMATHTGEKQHTCSECGYRTAHRSHLSRHLRTHTGEKPYKCSQCDYSATKKIYLNQHLVKHTS encoded by the coding sequence ATGGCCGAGCGAAGCAGTGAGATTGCTATGGACGATCAGCGAACTGTACACCATGGGAACGAGACTAATAGCACCGAGAAATTAGACACGGAAGGACTGCAAGTCAAGGAAGAGGGCATTCCATTCGAGGAAAAGTGCGGAGTAGAATCTGACCATCCTCCCGTACAGGGTGGAACAGAGCAGACGGACCGACTTTCGAGAAAACGTACTATGGACGAACGCTTCGTGTGTATAGAATGCAGATTTAGGGCAACCTCAGCGGCTAACCTATTAAAGCACAGCCGAGTACatactggcgagaaaccctataaatgtgaccagtgcgactattctgctgcacagaaaggcaatTTGGACCGCCACGTTAGATCGCACACCGGAAATAGTACTGTGGACGAACGCTTCGTATGTACGGAATGTGACTATAGGGCACCCTTTAAGGCTTACCTATTGGACCACAAACGaaagcatacaggtgagaaaccgtataaatgtgaccagtgcgactattctgctgcttGGAAAGGCAgtttagaccgacacatggctaaacacactggcgagaaaccataCATTTGTAGAgtgtgcggatacaggacggctgacAAGTCTAATCTGCTCAAACATATGAGAGGACATGCAGGCgtgaaaccctacaaatgtgaccattgCGAATATTCTACTGCATCGAACCGTGATTTAGACCGACAcgtggctaaacacactggagaaaaaccctacatgtgtggggagtgtggatacaggacggctgaTAGGTCTCAtctatccaaacatatgagaagacATACAGGTTtgaaaccctataaatgtgaccagtgcgaatatTCTGCCGCAGTGAAAGGCGatttagaccgacacatggctaaacacacgggagacaaaccctacatgtgtggggagtgtgggtacaagaCCGCTAACGGATCTCACCTGTCCCGACATATGGgaacacatacaggtgtgaAACCTTATAAGTGTGAGCAGTGcgaatattctgctgcacggaaaaaTGATTTGGACGAACACATGGCAACACATACCGGCGAAAAACAGCACACGTGCAGtgagtgcggatacagaactGCTCACAGGTCTCACCTCTCCCGACACttgagaacacacacaggtgaaaaaccctataaatgttcccaatgcgactattctgctacaAAGAAAATCTATTTGAACCAGCATTTGGTCAAACACACCTCTTAG
- the LOC136436128 gene encoding zinc finger protein 845-like: MARHTGEKPYMCGECGYRTAERYHLSTHMIRHTGVKHYKCDQCDYSAAVKDNLDRHMAKHTDEKPYKCDQCKYSAGEKRSLDRHMAKHTGDKPYMCGECGYRTTAKSFLTLHMRTHTGVKPYKCSQCEYSAARKSELHRHMVKHTGDKPYMCGECGYRTAYWTGLSRHLRIHTGEKPYKCDQCDYSAAQKGTLNIHVTKHSGEKPYFCEECGYRAAVRSQLSKHMRRHRGEKPYKCDQCDYSVAMKGDLNRHMAKHTDKKPYTCEECGYRTGNKSHLSRHMEKHGEKTYKCDQCEYSAALKCNLDRHMAKHTGKKNYICGECGYRTGDRSSLTVHMRTHTGVKTYKCDRCEYSAASKGILVRHMAKHTGDKPYMCGECGYRTAHKFDLSRHMSKHTGKKPYKCDQCDYSAAQKGTLDIHVTKHTGEKPYLCEECGYRAAVRSQLSKHMRRHRGEKPYKCDQCDYSVAMKGDLNRHMAKHTDKKPYTCEECGYRTGNKSHLSRHMEKHGEKTYKCDQCDFSAALKCNLDRHMAKHTGKKPYICGECGYRTADKYSLTVHMRTHTGVKPYKCDRCEYSAATKSTLDRHMAKHTGDKPYMCGECGYRTAYRADLSRHTRKHTGDKSYKCDQCDYSAAVKGNLDKHAMKHSGEKPYICGECGYRTARMSDLSRHMRTHACVKPYICNQCDYSAAQKSILDKQMVTHIDKTSTCTESVDTSRPPSIP, from the coding sequence ATGGCTAgacacactggcgagaaaccctacatgtgtggagagtgtggatacaggacagctgagAGGTATCACCTATCTACGCATATGATAAGACATACAGGTGTTAAAcactataaatgtgaccagtgcgactattctgctgcagtgaAAGACAATTTAGACAGACATATGGCTAAACATACCGATGAAAAGCcgtataaatgtgaccagtgcaaaTATTCTGCTGGGGAAAAACGTAgtttagaccgacacatggcgaaacacaccggagacaaaccctacatgtgtggagagtgcggatacaggacgacTGCCAAGTCTTTCTTAACCCTACATatgagaacacacacaggtgtAAAACCTTATAAATGTAGCCAGTGTgaatattctgctgcacggaaaagTGAGCTACATCGACACATGGttaaacacactggagacaagccctacatgtgtggagagtgtgggtacagaactgCTTACTGGACTGGCCTGTCCCGACATTTGAGAATACATACGGGcgagaaaccctataaatgtgaccagtgcgactattctgctgcacagaaaggcactttaaacaTTCACGTTACTAAGCACTCCGGCGAAAAGCCGTACTTCTGTgaagagtgtggatacagggcgGCTGTCAGGTCTCAgctatccaaacatatgagaagacatagaggggagaaaccctataaatgtgatcAATGTGACTATTCTGTGGCAATGAAAGGTGATTTAAACAGACACATGGCTAAGCACACCGACAAAAAACCGTACACGTGTgaagagtgcggatacaggacaggAAACAAGTctcacctatccagacatatggaAAAACATGGCGAGAAaacctataaatgtgaccagtgcgaatatTCTGCTGCATTGAAATGCaatttagaccgacacatggctaaacacaccggcaaaaaaaactacatatgtggagagtgcggatacaggacgggAGACAGGTCCTCCTTAACcgtacatatgagaacacataccgGTGTGAAAACTTATAAATGTGACCGGTGCGAATATTCTGCTGCATCAAAAGGCATTTTAGTtcgacacatggctaaacacaccggagacaaaccctacatgtgcggtgagtgcggatacagaactGCTCACAAGTTTGACCTGTCCCGACATATGAGTAAACATACAGGCaagaaaccctataaatgtgaccagtgcgactattctgctgcacagaaaggcactttagacaTTCACGTTACTAAGCACACCGGCGAAAAGCCCTACTTGTGTgaagagtgtggatacagggcgGCTGTCAGGTCTCAgctatccaaacatatgagaagacatagaggggagaaaccctataaatgtgatcAATGTGACTATTCTGTGGCAATGAAAGGTGATTTAAACAGACACATGGCTAAGCACACCGACAAAAAACCGTACACGTGTgaagagtgcggatacaggacaggAAACAAGTctcacctatccagacatatggaAAAACATGGCGAGAAaacctataaatgtgaccagtgcgatttTTCTGCTGCATTGAAATGCAATTTAGAcagacacatggctaaacacaccggcAAAAAACCTTACAtatgtggagagtgcggatacaggacggcaGACAAGTATTCCTTAACCGTACATATGAGGACACATACAGGTGTGAAACCTTATAAATGTGACCGGTGCGAATATTCCGCTGCAACGAAAAGCActttagaccgacacatggctaAGCACaccggagacaaaccctacatgtgcggtgAGTGCGGGTACCGGACTGCTTACAGGGCTGACCTGTCCCGACATACGAGAAAACATACTGGCGATAaatcctacaaatgtgaccagtgtgactattctgctgcagtgaAAGGCAATTTAGACAAACACGCGATGAAGcactctggagaaaaaccctacatatgtggggaATGCGGGTATAGAACTGCTCGCATGTCTGACCTGTCtcgacatatgagaacacacGCATGTGTGAAACCCTATATATGtaaccagtgcgactattctgcggCACAGAAAAGTATTTTAGACAAACAAATGGTTACACATATTGACAAAACCTCTACATGTACGGAGAGTGTGGATACAAGTCGACCGCCAAGTATTCCTTAG